The Desulforegula conservatrix Mb1Pa genomic interval GTAGTAGTCTTTATAAAGGGTAAGAGCGCAATAAGTATAGCAAGGAACTATGGTGGCCGGAAAAAGAATTTTACCGGCCAGAATTTTTTGGCAAGAGGCTATGATGTATCGACAGTTGGCAAAGATGAGCTGTCGGTTCGAGAGTATATTAAAAAACAGGAACACGAGGACCGCAGAATTGAACAGTTAAGACTGTTTGATTAATCACCTTTAGGTGATCCCCATTTTTTACCGCTTTGAGCGGTTCAGAATCCCATGCCACCGGCTTTGCCGGTGGTCGGTGACTTGATGATGATTTTTCTGATGAATAAAACAAAAATGGCACCACTTTTAAATTTAAAAGTAGTGCCAAAGCGCATGCATATTTTTGCCCAAAATCAAAAAGTGGTGCCAATGCTCGTTTCTGACTCAAATCCCGCTAAAACCCAGCAAATCCCGGCTCTTCCCACATATTTTCAGCTATATCCTGTGGTGCCAAAGCGCTTGCTGCTTCACATTCACGTATTTCAGGCAGGTTGTTTATGGTCAGAAGAAACTTGCCTTTGATGCCTATGAGTACCCTGCCATTTCCTTATAATCATCCAGCACCATATTATGCTTGTAGTATGGGGCCTTATAATTAAGGTGGATCAATAAAAAAGAATGTGCCTGGTCTGTCATATCTGGTCACGAGATTCTGCCAGGGAAGATGCTCAATGACGCAACGTGATAGCCTCATTTGAACCTGGGACATTTCTTCCTCAGACGCAGATCTTCATCTGAAAATGGCTTCGGCTTGTGGTAAGCCGTCGATCTTGGAATTCCAAGCACTCTGCATTGGCTCTTTACTGACAAATCGGCCTTTTTATCAATCATTTCTTTGCGCTTGATGAGGCCACACGACCGAGTGCACCTGCTAAAAAAAGTTTTCCTTTGTTAGCTGGCCTATCTTAGCCTGCATATCCTTGACCATTCCTGTTTCATCATTCCGTTTTCTACACAGATCTGATAATTCCGAGAGGTTTTGTCTCCCTTCAAAGCCGCTAACGCCACCTTAGCCTATAATGCTGGTCCGTGATTTCTTCTGATTCCTTTTGCCATTCTTCTGCTCCTTTTTTTGATGTTCTAATAAAGCAGATTTTTACTTAAATGGCTGTCCACTTTTCCCAGACCAGCTCCAAACGTGGCCAGAAAATAAGTTTGTCGGAAGTTAAATATATGTTACTCTGAATTACATACAAGTTTGATTCCACTTTTTTGTTATTTCCAATTCGCATTCAAAATACTGCCGGATTTTTGCTGGGATTGGTTGATTCCTTTTTTTGCAGAGAACATCCATATTCATATTTTGATTCGGATTCTGGCTGGTTGTAAGTATCATTAATTATACTTAAATAGAGAAATGCATGAGTAATCCTCAAAATATTTGCATGGGTTGCATGTCTTATACAGCAGGCAAAAAGCCTTGTCCTGTCTGCGGTTTTGATATCGAAAAACATTTTAAAAGCCCGCTTGTACTTCCTCCCGGCACAACAGTTTATGGCGACAGGTACATATTAGGGAGAGTGTTGGGAAAGCCGGGGATATTCGGGATTACATACATTTCCTGGGATACATACACGGAAACCAAGGTCGCAATAAAAGAATATTTCCCCTCAATTTGTGTGTCGAGGTATGCAGGTCAATTATTTCCTGTTCCTCATTCACCGGATGATTTGATTTTTTTTAGATTCGGGATGGAGCAATTTATAAAAGAGGCTAAAAAACTGGTTAATTTTAACCATCCCAATATAGTAAGAGTCCGTGATTATTTCGAAGAAAATAAGACCGCATATATGGTCATGAACTATTATGATGGAGAATCTTTTCTTAAATATCTTGCTTCCCACGGCGGGAAATTGAACTGGAAAAGTGCATGTACAATAATGCTGCAACTGCTTGACGGACTAAAGGTGGTTCACGACAAGAATTATCTTCATCATGATATAAAACCTCATAATATAATTTATTTGAAAGAGGAAAAACGTCCGGTACTCATAAGCTTCAGTACCGCAAGATTTGAGTTTTACCAGAGTATTTTCGGTACGTCAGAAACCATGCTTTCAAAATATTCGCCCATTGAGAATTATGTAAGCAATATAAAGCAAGGCCCATGGACAGATATATATTCATGCGGAGCAACACTTTACAGAATTATTTCGGGCGAGGATCCTCCAACCGCGCCTGAGAGAATGCTTGTTGACCAGATGATTTATTCAAACAGTCTGATTGCAGATATTCCCGATGACATTGCAAGGGCCATGCTAAAGGCTATGGCACTTGATATCAGTGAACGGCCACATAGTATAAAACATTTTAAGGAGCTAATTCAAACCAGGTTTTCAGAATTTGACGATGAAAAAAAAGATGCCAAGGATTATGTCAAAAAGCATAAAAAATTTTACGAGGGTGATCTGGAGTTAT includes:
- a CDS encoding transposase; this translates as VVVFIKGKSAISIARNYGGRKKNFTGQNFLARGYDVSTVGKDELSVREYIKKQEHEDRRIEQLRLFD
- a CDS encoding bifunctional serine/threonine-protein kinase/formylglycine-generating enzyme family protein, which codes for MSNPQNICMGCMSYTAGKKPCPVCGFDIEKHFKSPLVLPPGTTVYGDRYILGRVLGKPGIFGITYISWDTYTETKVAIKEYFPSICVSRYAGQLFPVPHSPDDLIFFRFGMEQFIKEAKKLVNFNHPNIVRVRDYFEENKTAYMVMNYYDGESFLKYLASHGGKLNWKSACTIMLQLLDGLKVVHDKNYLHHDIKPHNIIYLKEEKRPVLISFSTARFEFYQSIFGTSETMLSKYSPIENYVSNIKQGPWTDIYSCGATLYRIISGEDPPTAPERMLVDQMIYSNSLIADIPDDIARAMLKAMALDISERPHSIKHFKELIQTRFSEFDDEKKDAKDYVKKHKKFYEGDLELYEEENLIETVSRKSKKEVINKIISAGVIALLFVALISYFSLNKDIAFFDKSDVRQKSSVDSSGLAKGTTPRAFEGELGMSFVFIPPGDFMMGSPSSENDRDEDEDLHIVKIPKGFYMQTTEVTQSQWSELMGSNPSSFKSCGPDCPVESLSWETLQMFIKRLNETYNDMVYRLPTEAEWEYACRAGTTTSVYKGNIKINSDKNATFIDDIGWYGGNSCVGYGSSFDCTIWENREKNCNNCGTHPVGMKEPNAWGLYDMIGNVSEWCSDWYDIYQVKDSYEPVGPASGTQKVFRGGAWYFDARFCRAAARSKAPHTSRFFFLGFRLAADRKEDDNQQ